A window of Cherax quadricarinatus isolate ZL_2023a chromosome 53, ASM3850222v1, whole genome shotgun sequence genomic DNA:
aaccaggcctgtgacccaggtccataaccaggcctgtgacccaggtccataaccaggcctgtgacccaggtccataaccaggcctgtgacccaggtccataaccaggcctgtgacccaggtccataaccaggcctgtgacccaggtccataaccaggcctgtgacccaggtccataaccaggcctgtgacccaggtccataaccaggcctgtgacccaggtccataaccaggcctgtgacccaggtccataaccaggcctgtgacccaggtccataaccaggcctgtgACCCAGGTCTATAACCAGGCCTGTGACCCAGGTCTATAACCAGGCCTGTGACCCAGGTCTATAACCAGGCCTGTGACCCAGGTCTATAACCAGGCCTGTGACCCAGGTCTATAACCAGGCCTGTGACCCAGGTCTATAACCAGGCCTGTGACCCAGGTCTATAACCAGGCCTGTGACCCAGGTCTATAACCAGGCCTGTGACCCAGGTCTATAACCAGGCCTGTGACCCAGGTCTATAACCAGGCCTGTGACCCAGGTCTATAACCAGGCCTGTGACCCAGGTCTATAACCAGGCCTGTGACCCAGGTCTATAACCAGGCCTGTGACCCAGGTCTATAACCAGGCCTGTGACCCAGGTCTATAACCAGGCCTGTGACCCAGGTCTATAACCAGGCCTGTGACCCAGGTCTATAACCAGGCCTGTGACCCAGGTCTATAACCAGGCCTGTGACCCAGGTCTATAACCAGGCCTGTGACCCAGGTCTATAACCAGGCCTGTGACCCAGGTCTATAACCAGGCCTGTGACCCAGGTCTATAACCAGGCCTGTGACCCAGGTCTATAACCAGGCCTGTGACCCAGGTCTATAACCAGGCCTGTGACCCAGGTCTATAACCAGGCCTGTGACCCAGGTCTATAACCAGGCCTGTGACCCAGGTTCATAACCAGGCCTGTGACCCAGGTTCATAACCAGGCCTGTGACCCAGGTTTATAACCAGGCCTGTGACCCAGGTTTATAACCAGGCCTGTGACCCAGGTTTATAACCAGGCCTGTGACCCAGGTTCATAACCAGGCCTGTGACCCAGGTTCATAACCAGGCCTGTGACCCAGGTTCATAACCAGGCCTGTGACCCAGGTTCATAACCAGGCCTGTGACCCAGGTTTATAACCAGGCCTGTGACCCAGGTTCATAACCAGGCCTGTGACCCAGGTTTATAACCAGGCCTGTGACCCAGGTTTATAACCAGGCCTGTGACCCAGGTTTATAACCAGGCCTGTGACCCAGGTTTATAACCAGGCCTGTGACCCAGGTTTATAACCAGGCCTGTGACCCAGGTTTATAACCAGGCCTGTGACCCAGGTTTGTGTACAGTGCGCTTCTCAAATCAGGGAACGATACGAATGCAAACGTTTAGTAGAGAGAAATTGTGGTATTTCCCCGAAGTGATGATCCTTATGCATACTCGACCCTCACACGGCGTTCCCCGCTTCCAGCCCTATGCTTATTGCACCATGTTGTGTACTAATACGAAGCCTTTGGCCATTCCGCAAATACTTTTCTGTATGATGTAATAGTAGATAAGTAGGTAAATATGCTAATCACCAGAGCTTCAAGTGGGAATTTGTGAACAGCGACAAGAGCAGAAGTCTCCAAAGCCATCACAAGTGACTGGAAATAGAGTGCGTGGTAACTCTCCCCGGTAGACTGGTATATAAGGCCGCAACACCGGCGTCGAAGGCATTCTCTGTCGTGTCCCTAGCTAGCTAGATACACTTacgtattttttttcatttaggtaCACGATAGGTCAAGCAAACAACTGGATAATGTTGTCTCGTCTTCAGTCACATCGTCACAAGTGGATTTCTGTGCCAAGGTAAAAGGATGTTGTAGTAGGTGGCTCTAACCTAGTCACGTGGTTCATGTATCTTAGTGACAGTCTGTGCCTGACTTTGTTGGAAATTCTCGTGAGCGAAGTGTTTAATTTCAAggaaaacttgaaaaaaaaatagtcattacGCTCAAACTTGAGAAAGAGATTAGTTTCCAAGCAGCAGCAGTCTTTCATTATTAAAAACCTATTGGTCATACAGCGTCTAGGAATTGGAATTATTGACCAAGGAGAGGATAgtttcagttccttgaatcaagagcctttcaacaGAACAAAGCACCTATACTGAAGGACCggcattattaaaaaaaaaaatcacaaaaatagtgttaagtTCAAGGAAGAAGAAATTTAGTGATGCCGAGGAATCAAAACGACCAAGAAATAGCAGTTATCAACCAGGCTACAGAAATACTCGTAAGGTCATCCTTCCCACATCCTACGATCCAAATACTGACCAGTCTTGTCTTACAGGTGGTTGTCACTGCCAGTGAACTTCCTGTCGTCAATTCCCGTCTCAAGAATTCGCCAAGATTACACGCACATTGTCACATCTTTAGGTAAGCCAAGTCTTGCAGTAGTTTCTGCACGGTGATCCTGTGTTGCCCATGTTGCAGTCACCTGACCCATAAGTTTGATAGTTATGCAAATAGTGAAATGTGAATCAATCATGGACGGCTTTGCTATTCTAGAGGTGATCAGAAGTCTTCAAAACAAGAACTTCTCACTTTAGGTATTGGTGATATACCGTGAGTTGCTTATATTTTGATACTCGACGCAGAAGTTAATGTTGCCGGGAAAACAAATTTATGCGGATGAGGCAAAGAATTTACTCATCTCTccgtcgagtgtgtgtgtgtgtgtgtgtgtgtgtgtgtgtgtgtaggtcttaACCGTGTTTTTTTGTCTTCAACAGATAGTATAGGTTGGTCCCTCTGTCCTCGTTATATGATGATTAATGCAGAGGAACAACCAAATCAACAGCGGGCTGACCTGTCCAACAAGAAGAGTCAGTCAGTGGGTGGAAGATGGAAACAAACTTACTCTTGTTCATCCTCTCAGAATCCCAGCAATTTGTCCACCACAGCCTATGTCCAACACAGGCTGCAGGGTTGTGGGCGAGGCTGGCTACATACTCAAGCCACTCGCGATACTCCTGCCAACACGCTGACGAGATGCAAAATGACCCCCTcaaggtgattattattgtattctTGGGGAA
This region includes:
- the LOC128692384 gene encoding uncharacterized protein yields the protein MLSRLQSHRHKWISVPRWLSLPVNFLSSIPVSRIRQDYTHIVTSLDSIGWSLCPRYMMINAEEQPNQQRADLSNKKSQSVGGRWKQTYSCSSSQNPSNLSTTAYVQHRLQGCGRGWLHTQATRDTPANTLTRCKMTPSSSSSRDIKSDLFDFLVYDYLLLGAEAAGPVIAARATSARK